One genomic segment of Leptospira neocaledonica includes these proteins:
- the mpl17 gene encoding cell surface protein MPL17, producing the protein MKRFTFLAIISIFLISGLSAEEENPIKFKIEKSAPSVYLLKIAYPENFGIQKEAPHRILLNPGSGLKVVSADLKLKGKTSNRKKEYFESIEPIQLKLEGKGELEIHAKIFYCDYNRNICIPGKILQKEIIQ; encoded by the coding sequence ATGAAACGTTTTACATTTCTCGCAATTATTTCAATTTTTCTGATCTCAGGGCTCTCTGCCGAAGAGGAAAACCCGATCAAGTTCAAGATAGAAAAATCCGCTCCTTCCGTTTATCTTTTGAAAATTGCTTATCCCGAAAATTTCGGGATCCAAAAAGAAGCTCCGCATCGTATCCTACTAAATCCCGGATCCGGATTAAAAGTGGTTTCAGCGGATCTAAAACTGAAAGGTAAAACTTCTAACCGCAAAAAAGAATATTTCGAATCAATAGAACCTATACAATTGAAGTTAGAAGGAAAGGGCGAACTGGAAATTCACGCTAAAATTTTCTACTGCGATTATAACAGAAATATCTGCATCCCCGGAAAAATATTACAAAAAGAAATTATACAATAA
- the alaS gene encoding alanine--tRNA ligase, with amino-acid sequence MNFKKVSEVRKIFLDYFKEKGHTVVPSSSLLPAGDPTLLFTTAGMVQFKPLFTGAVELPYTRATSAQKCLRTTDLENVGKTERHCTFFEMLGNFSFGDYFKEEAIEYALDCSVNHLGFPKEKIWITVFENDDEAEKIWLSKGIPKERITRLGKKDNFWGPAGDSGACGPCSELYLDRGPEKALPDCGVKYECKPGCDCDRFLEFWNIVFNQFNQDTEGNLHPLKQTGIDTGSGLERVALLLQGVDSVYDTDELRGIIGEVEKISGKTYNESTKVPFRVITDHIRSVLFTVSDGIYPDRTGRGYVIRRLIRRAVLFARKLDLKEPFLYKLAKSVCDIYKERYPELEKHISSVERTLLAEEELFLKTLEIGLEKIEVLVSKTKSEGSNTFSGKDSFLLYGTYGFPAEMTEEIVAEHGLSFDKKGFEEELEKDRQSSRETWKANKVSLFTGIKTDKTQFLGYDVLEAESDLKFIFSDNKQTSTLKEGESGVLVFSSSPFYPEGGGQVGDIGFIRKDGSVFKVLDTQKENDIILHIGTVLSGNFSDGDKAILEVEKERREKLKFHHSGTHLLNGALRNLLGNHVLQKGSIVSPEYLRFDFSHPSPLSVEEIRNIESWVNESIVRHIPVDTKVLPIEEAKKTGAVAAFDEKYGDSVRVLQMGDRSLEFCGGTHVGNTGDIGYFFIKKESSPGAGNRRIEAVAGPLVVETFQNRFAELTEAVQNLNLKIKDELGEEGSSLSIKTTIPGPDEIRSLFESKGADAVVTLRDLSEKLSVELEETQSKFLKEKKNRESRDFENNPDIIAKVFENSKVIGTAKIVSAIFESKDAKALKGLSDNIKVREKEIVAILASKNAEDASIVITCSSSLVGKIHCGELVKTACEILGGKGGGKPDMAQGGGKEVSKVEEAVRSALEKASSSLNGGK; translated from the coding sequence ATGAATTTTAAAAAAGTTTCCGAAGTCCGCAAAATCTTTTTGGATTATTTTAAGGAGAAGGGCCACACAGTAGTTCCTTCTTCCTCTCTGCTACCTGCGGGAGATCCTACACTTCTATTCACCACTGCCGGAATGGTGCAGTTCAAACCATTATTCACAGGTGCAGTAGAGCTTCCTTATACAAGAGCAACCTCCGCTCAAAAATGTTTGCGAACCACCGATCTGGAGAATGTAGGCAAAACGGAAAGGCATTGTACATTCTTCGAAATGCTCGGAAACTTCAGCTTCGGAGATTATTTTAAAGAAGAAGCAATCGAATATGCTTTGGATTGTTCCGTAAACCATCTAGGATTCCCTAAAGAAAAGATCTGGATTACAGTATTCGAAAATGATGATGAAGCGGAGAAAATCTGGCTTTCCAAAGGTATTCCTAAGGAAAGGATTACTCGCTTAGGTAAAAAAGATAATTTCTGGGGACCTGCAGGAGACAGCGGTGCTTGCGGACCTTGTTCGGAATTATACTTGGATCGAGGCCCAGAAAAGGCTCTTCCTGATTGTGGAGTCAAATACGAATGTAAGCCTGGCTGCGATTGCGACCGTTTTTTAGAATTTTGGAATATAGTATTCAACCAATTTAACCAGGATACTGAAGGAAATCTTCATCCACTTAAACAAACCGGAATCGATACAGGTTCCGGATTGGAAAGAGTAGCTCTACTTCTGCAGGGTGTGGATTCAGTTTATGATACGGATGAGCTGAGAGGGATTATCGGCGAAGTTGAAAAAATTTCCGGTAAAACCTATAACGAATCCACCAAAGTTCCTTTTAGAGTGATTACGGACCATATTCGTTCGGTATTATTCACGGTATCTGACGGAATCTATCCGGACCGAACAGGAAGAGGATACGTTATCCGTCGTTTGATCAGAAGAGCGGTTTTATTCGCCAGAAAATTGGATCTAAAAGAACCTTTCTTGTACAAGCTAGCAAAATCCGTATGCGATATTTATAAAGAACGGTATCCGGAACTCGAAAAACATATTTCCTCAGTAGAAAGAACACTTCTCGCAGAAGAAGAATTATTCCTCAAAACCCTAGAGATCGGTTTAGAAAAGATAGAGGTCCTGGTTTCCAAAACAAAATCCGAAGGCTCCAATACATTCTCCGGGAAAGACAGCTTTCTATTATACGGAACGTACGGATTCCCTGCGGAAATGACGGAAGAGATCGTAGCAGAACATGGACTTTCTTTCGATAAAAAAGGTTTCGAAGAAGAATTGGAGAAGGACAGACAATCTTCTCGCGAGACCTGGAAAGCAAACAAGGTCTCCTTATTCACGGGGATCAAAACGGATAAGACCCAATTTCTGGGCTACGATGTTTTAGAAGCCGAGTCCGATCTTAAATTTATATTCTCAGATAATAAACAAACTTCAACGCTCAAAGAAGGAGAATCAGGAGTATTGGTATTTTCTTCCAGTCCATTCTATCCAGAAGGAGGAGGACAGGTAGGAGATATAGGATTTATCCGAAAAGACGGGTCCGTATTTAAGGTTTTAGATACTCAGAAAGAAAATGATATTATTCTTCATATCGGGACCGTTCTCTCCGGAAATTTTTCCGATGGAGACAAAGCAATATTAGAAGTGGAGAAGGAAAGAAGAGAAAAACTTAAATTCCACCACTCCGGAACCCACTTATTGAATGGTGCCCTCAGAAATCTTCTTGGAAATCATGTACTCCAAAAAGGATCTATTGTTTCTCCTGAATATCTACGTTTTGACTTCTCTCATCCGAGTCCTTTAAGTGTAGAAGAAATTCGTAATATAGAATCCTGGGTGAACGAAAGTATTGTACGTCATATTCCGGTTGATACCAAAGTGCTGCCGATCGAAGAAGCTAAGAAAACGGGAGCAGTCGCAGCCTTCGACGAAAAATATGGAGATAGTGTAAGAGTTCTCCAGATGGGAGATCGCTCCTTGGAATTCTGTGGAGGAACCCACGTAGGCAATACGGGAGATATCGGATACTTCTTCATTAAAAAAGAATCCAGCCCTGGCGCCGGAAATAGAAGGATAGAAGCAGTGGCAGGCCCACTGGTTGTGGAGACCTTTCAGAATAGATTTGCGGAATTAACGGAAGCTGTTCAAAATTTAAATCTTAAGATTAAGGATGAGTTAGGAGAAGAAGGTAGTTCGCTTTCTATCAAAACTACAATTCCTGGACCGGATGAAATCAGATCTTTGTTTGAATCCAAGGGTGCGGATGCAGTAGTTACTCTAAGAGACCTTTCCGAAAAATTATCCGTCGAATTGGAAGAAACCCAATCTAAGTTCTTAAAAGAAAAGAAAAACAGAGAATCCAGAGACTTCGAGAATAATCCGGATATAATCGCTAAAGTATTCGAAAATTCTAAAGTGATTGGAACTGCTAAAATTGTTTCCGCCATCTTTGAGTCCAAAGATGCAAAGGCATTAAAAGGGCTTTCCGATAATATTAAAGTGAGAGAAAAGGAAATTGTAGCCATTCTCGCTAGCAAAAACGCGGAAGATGCAAGTATTGTAATTACTTGTTCTTCTTCTTTGGTGGGAAAGATCCATTGTGGAGAACTCGTAAAAACTGCCTGTGAAATTTTAGGCGGAAAGGGCGGCGGAAAACCGGACATGGCCCAAGGCGGCGGAAAAGAAGTTTCCAAAGTAGAAGAAGCAGTTCGATCTGCATTAGAAAAGGCAAGTTCCAGTTTGAACGGGGGAAAATAA
- a CDS encoding M16 family metallopeptidase, translating into MNIIKKLTISASVFLFSFVSSDAAPGDFVKDVKVPALEFHFPEIKEIGQDPNTRILYLENSEFPIKTLEITFYAGPSFYTKTSFELVEIFPEAWKKGGTTSHPGESFAEVWESYGSKLRVGSDLDTVTLTFSWLSRYDQESKALISEFLKQPIFGKEAFEIARLQLGEQIKRRNDNIVGLAFRKANELVYQGKVKGKSLSLSALEQLKEEDLEEYYKNQLLNSRRSILVSGKWNQEEIPQFLGDILPGLSGTPVMESQGSSPEELNKNLNQKEIKNLIIDKANTQNVVLFLGVGPAHNDKDFYAVQVLNYLVGGGGFTSYFMSKIRSDKGLAYSSSSHPVFEKDHSVIYFFTQTKSQSTMEVYNLMGEILGDSTFSNISEEELKNAKEAILNKFIFLFTDSVEILRNEVRFREHKMPKDYLKNYRDKIQNVSLADLRRVGKIYFRRDKLTAVISGPKFSVSSDLPGQKIIGPEDPIP; encoded by the coding sequence ATGAATATTATAAAAAAATTAACTATCTCCGCTTCTGTATTTTTATTCTCCTTTGTTAGCTCAGATGCTGCTCCTGGAGATTTTGTAAAAGACGTAAAAGTCCCTGCTTTAGAATTCCATTTTCCGGAAATTAAGGAAATCGGTCAGGATCCCAATACCAGAATACTTTATCTGGAAAACTCCGAATTCCCGATCAAAACTCTGGAGATCACTTTTTACGCCGGACCATCTTTCTATACCAAAACCTCTTTCGAGCTGGTAGAAATTTTTCCAGAGGCTTGGAAGAAGGGAGGCACAACCTCCCATCCCGGAGAAAGTTTTGCTGAAGTCTGGGAATCTTATGGCTCCAAACTGAGAGTAGGCTCCGATTTGGATACGGTGACTTTAACTTTCTCCTGGCTTTCCAGATATGATCAGGAGTCCAAGGCCTTAATTTCTGAATTTCTGAAACAACCTATCTTTGGAAAGGAAGCATTCGAAATCGCAAGATTGCAGTTAGGCGAACAGATCAAAAGAAGAAACGATAATATCGTAGGTCTCGCTTTTAGAAAGGCAAATGAACTTGTTTATCAAGGGAAAGTAAAAGGTAAGTCTCTTTCCTTATCCGCGCTTGAACAATTAAAAGAAGAAGATTTAGAAGAATATTATAAAAACCAATTATTAAATTCAAGACGTTCCATACTTGTGAGCGGTAAATGGAACCAAGAGGAAATTCCTCAATTTTTGGGAGATATTCTTCCTGGACTTTCAGGAACACCTGTGATGGAATCCCAAGGTTCCAGTCCGGAGGAATTAAATAAAAACCTAAACCAAAAGGAAATCAAAAACCTGATCATAGATAAGGCAAACACTCAAAACGTGGTTCTGTTTTTGGGAGTAGGGCCTGCTCATAATGATAAGGATTTTTATGCGGTCCAAGTTCTGAATTATCTAGTCGGAGGTGGAGGTTTTACATCTTACTTCATGAGTAAAATCAGATCCGATAAGGGATTGGCTTATTCTTCTTCTAGTCATCCGGTGTTTGAAAAGGATCATTCCGTAATTTACTTTTTTACTCAGACAAAATCCCAAAGTACTATGGAAGTTTATAATCTTATGGGAGAAATTTTGGGAGATTCTACCTTCTCCAATATAAGCGAAGAAGAATTGAAGAATGCAAAAGAAGCAATTCTAAATAAGTTCATCTTCTTATTCACCGATTCGGTGGAAATTCTCAGAAACGAGGTCCGTTTCAGGGAACATAAAATGCCTAAGGATTATCTGAAAAATTATAGAGATAAAATCCAGAATGTAAGTCTTGCAGATTTAAGAAGAGTGGGTAAGATCTATTTTAGAAGAGACAAATTGACTGCAGTGATCTCTGGACCAAAATTTTCGGTCTCTTCTGACCTGCCGGGGCAAAAGATAATCGGTCCGGAAGATCCGATCCCATAA
- the rpsI gene encoding 30S ribosomal protein S9, producing MATAKEIWAVGRRKNAIARVKLKEGSGKIVINDKDYKDYLQNSRSNIKEALTALTLMNVAEKFDLKVNVSGGGIIGQVGAIRHALARVICRYNPEFRPTVKKEGLLTRDPRMVERKKYGLHKARRGTQFSKR from the coding sequence ATGGCAACCGCCAAGGAAATTTGGGCAGTAGGACGTCGCAAAAACGCGATCGCTCGTGTAAAATTAAAAGAAGGTTCCGGTAAAATTGTAATCAACGACAAGGATTACAAAGATTATCTGCAAAACAGCCGTTCTAATATTAAAGAAGCTTTAACTGCTTTAACTCTGATGAATGTAGCCGAAAAGTTCGATCTTAAGGTAAACGTTTCCGGAGGAGGAATCATCGGGCAAGTAGGAGCGATTCGCCACGCACTTGCAAGAGTGATCTGCCGTTATAATCCCGAGTTCAGACCGACTGTTAAAAAAGAAGGCCTTCTGACTCGTGACCCACGTATGGTGGAGCGCAAGAAATACGGTCTACACAAAGCACGTAGAGGAACTCAGTTCTCTAAACGTTAA
- a CDS encoding type II toxin-antitoxin system HigB family toxin gives MRRNRIISRATLVDFWKKHPKAEGPLSAWYEEAKKSLWSEPKIIKERYRSADFIPGNRVVFNVGGSNYRIIVKMEYRFGGVFIRFVGTHSEYDRIDAETI, from the coding sequence ATGCGGAGAAACCGGATTATTTCCAGAGCTACCTTAGTTGATTTCTGGAAAAAACATCCTAAAGCAGAAGGTCCATTATCCGCTTGGTATGAAGAAGCTAAAAAATCTCTTTGGAGCGAGCCCAAGATCATTAAAGAAAGATATAGGTCGGCGGATTTTATACCTGGCAATCGGGTCGTCTTTAATGTGGGCGGGAGCAATTACAGGATTATCGTAAAAATGGAATATAGGTTTGGGGGAGTGTTTATCCGATTCGTCGGGACTCATTCCGAATACGATAGGATAGATGCGGAAACAATTTAG
- a CDS encoding helix-turn-helix domain-containing protein, giving the protein MTNAIKIQPVISKTDHKSALKRIETLMDREKKSRNEEIELETLFVLVSNYEEKHILIFPPDPIDAIRFRMEQQGLTQKDLSKILGSKHRASEYLNKKIPLSIEAIRKLNNSLGISGDILIQKYTTKR; this is encoded by the coding sequence ATGACAAATGCGATTAAGATACAACCGGTAATCTCTAAAACCGATCATAAATCCGCTTTAAAACGGATCGAAACATTGATGGACCGAGAAAAAAAATCCAGAAATGAAGAAATTGAATTAGAAACACTTTTCGTTCTAGTAAGTAATTACGAAGAGAAACATATTTTGATCTTTCCTCCGGATCCAATTGATGCGATCCGATTCAGAATGGAACAACAAGGTCTTACACAAAAGGATCTTTCTAAAATTTTAGGTTCCAAACATAGGGCTTCCGAATATTTGAATAAAAAGATCCCTCTTTCTATAGAGGCGATCCGAAAGCTGAATAATTCATTGGGAATTTCAGGTGACATACTGATCCAAAAATATACCACGAAAAGATGA
- the rplM gene encoding 50S ribosomal protein L13: MPIVSKPHRTPSLKKEQANKAWYVVDAEGKTLGRLASEIAHRLRGKHKPTFTPHVDCGDNIIVINAAKVAVTGNKETQKEYFHHSRYPGGMTATTLQNMREKHPEKILYEAVKGMLPKSKLGAEMLTHFRIFPGTEHNLGAQKPIKLEL, from the coding sequence ATGCCAATCGTATCTAAACCGCATAGAACTCCTTCCTTAAAAAAGGAACAAGCTAATAAAGCTTGGTACGTAGTCGACGCAGAAGGAAAAACCTTAGGTCGTCTCGCTTCGGAGATCGCACATAGACTTCGCGGTAAACATAAACCTACTTTTACTCCTCACGTAGATTGTGGAGATAATATCATCGTTATCAATGCTGCTAAGGTAGCTGTGACAGGAAATAAAGAGACTCAAAAAGAATATTTCCATCACTCTCGTTATCCAGGTGGTATGACTGCTACTACTCTTCAAAACATGAGAGAGAAGCACCCTGAAAAAATCCTGTATGAAGCAGTGAAAGGTATGCTTCCAAAAAGCAAACTCGGTGCTGAAATGTTAACTCATTTCAGGATTTTCCCAGGAACCGAGCATAATCTCGGCGCTCAAAAGCCGATCAAACTGGAACTCTAG
- a CDS encoding lipoprotein yields MHTKAILAVLIVSLISVCKTPQTEEPKKENPKNVVEESAPTEDDQFVKATEGFISSSTYQVVVSSLDGNEGEALDLAKKRALNLFIAEKGDSFRPTDRKFLKELVDSKGKFVKVSKPINGKTYYLFHISQPDLKIEIKK; encoded by the coding sequence ATGCATACAAAAGCGATTTTAGCAGTACTGATCGTTTCTCTCATTTCCGTATGTAAAACCCCTCAAACGGAAGAACCTAAAAAAGAGAATCCCAAGAATGTAGTAGAAGAATCCGCTCCCACTGAAGACGACCAATTTGTGAAAGCAACCGAAGGTTTTATTAGCTCATCCACTTATCAAGTTGTCGTATCTTCCCTAGACGGGAACGAAGGTGAAGCATTGGATCTCGCCAAAAAAAGGGCCTTAAATCTTTTTATAGCGGAGAAGGGAGATTCATTCCGACCTACCGACAGAAAATTCCTGAAAGAACTCGTAGATTCCAAAGGTAAGTTCGTAAAAGTTTCCAAGCCGATCAATGGAAAGACATATTATCTATTTCATATATCTCAACCGGATCTAAAGATAGAGATTAAGAAGTAG
- a CDS encoding M16 family metallopeptidase, producing MWEYLSRSVISRFSILFFTLCILINFETFANEDIFSEIRTTLESRVKKVTLKNGIRLLMMKRADSPTVAIYTKFLVGAADETPEIAGTAHLLEHMLFKGTKNIGVTDAQKEKVYLDQIRVWGKRLDSYRIQERELAAKGEPVPEKLIKDKNILETRFKNLLELHRKFVVSNEDSYIYEKNGGTGFNAYTTNDVTNYQILLPANRLEIWAKLESDRLKDPILREYYTERDVVLEERRMRVENQGMGILREKFLGAAFPKHTYGMPVIGYESNLPFLDIDKTEEFFKKNYRPHKMAIGIVGDLDFDKTEKLVRKYFEDIPDGPSPKLSHEPESFDHETRRVSVKHSSGPMKVMGWLTPASPHPDKPVLELIDAILSQGETGRLYKRLVLRDKLAQRVACWTGEPGERYANLFAIYVTNVRGADPDKIESSILEEIETLKKEAVTEEELAKIKNQIVADYIRGLNSNSKLADVLTYYELVAGDWTEIFDDYARLDRVTPDDIMRVAQKYFIHRNLTVGDLINSDGEKK from the coding sequence ATGTGGGAATATCTTTCCAGGTCCGTCATTTCTCGTTTCAGCATTTTGTTTTTCACTCTTTGCATTCTTATAAACTTCGAAACCTTCGCTAACGAAGATATCTTCTCCGAGATCCGAACTACTTTGGAATCTAGAGTGAAGAAGGTTACTCTGAAAAATGGGATAAGGCTCCTCATGATGAAAAGAGCGGATTCTCCCACGGTAGCTATTTATACCAAATTTTTGGTAGGAGCTGCAGATGAGACTCCCGAGATCGCGGGTACGGCCCACCTTTTAGAGCATATGCTCTTTAAGGGCACGAAGAATATAGGAGTCACCGATGCTCAAAAAGAAAAAGTATATCTAGATCAGATCCGTGTTTGGGGAAAACGTTTGGATTCTTATCGAATACAAGAAAGGGAATTGGCCGCAAAGGGGGAACCTGTTCCGGAAAAACTGATTAAAGACAAAAATATTTTAGAGACCAGATTTAAAAATCTGTTGGAGCTCCATCGTAAGTTCGTGGTTTCAAATGAAGATTCTTATATCTACGAAAAGAATGGTGGAACCGGTTTTAATGCATACACCACGAATGATGTTACGAATTACCAAATTTTGCTTCCTGCAAATCGATTGGAGATCTGGGCAAAACTGGAATCAGATAGATTAAAAGATCCTATATTAAGAGAATATTATACAGAAAGGGACGTGGTCCTGGAAGAACGTAGGATGAGAGTGGAAAACCAGGGAATGGGCATTCTGAGAGAAAAATTTTTAGGTGCCGCTTTTCCGAAACACACATACGGAATGCCTGTGATCGGTTACGAATCCAATCTTCCTTTTTTGGATATCGATAAGACTGAAGAGTTTTTCAAAAAGAATTATAGACCTCATAAAATGGCGATCGGGATTGTAGGAGATCTGGATTTTGATAAGACTGAAAAATTAGTCAGAAAATATTTCGAAGATATTCCGGATGGACCTTCTCCTAAACTTTCTCACGAGCCCGAAAGTTTTGACCATGAAACTAGAAGAGTAAGTGTAAAACATTCTTCCGGTCCTATGAAAGTGATGGGTTGGTTGACTCCTGCTTCTCCTCATCCAGATAAACCGGTTTTGGAATTGATAGATGCGATCTTATCTCAGGGAGAAACCGGAAGATTATACAAAAGACTGGTACTTAGAGACAAACTTGCTCAGAGAGTGGCTTGTTGGACAGGAGAACCTGGAGAAAGATACGCGAATCTATTTGCGATCTATGTAACCAACGTAAGAGGCGCCGATCCTGATAAGATTGAATCTTCTATCCTAGAAGAAATCGAAACTCTCAAAAAAGAAGCAGTCACCGAAGAAGAGCTGGCTAAGATTAAAAATCAGATTGTGGCTGATTATATCAGAGGTCTGAACAGCAATTCAAAACTTGCTGATGTTCTTACTTATTATGAATTAGTGGCCGGAGATTGGACCGAGATTTTCGATGATTACGCACGTTTGGATAGAGTTACGCCGGATGATATAATGAGAGTGGCCCAAAAATATTTCATACATAGGAATTTGACTGTAGGTGATCTGATCAATTCTGACGGAGAGAAAAAATGA
- a CDS encoding LA_0442/LA_0875 N-terminal domain-containing protein, which translates to MRSNFKARSTIFFLLAMVLTPSLLFADQTILLRKGGKVIGSVVGQNEKTITVQSESGKQTIYKRDILKIIYKDITKEEENRIRKEEEKKVQENPQIVEEPIQIIQPPVSTEPSRSRWSAVWRSAILPGWGQWYTDNKLEAKITGGAFLASLAYAGYSRSEAESAKSKYDDAVSKSSSTGTLIYGGGIANFYLLTVVPGARADYESSVQAYNTSVYVLGGVYLAQLVRTYFLGKSWEQGASTNPVAWTVVPRPDWSAGRVGFGAEASVTLGF; encoded by the coding sequence ATGCGTTCAAACTTTAAAGCCCGTTCTACAATTTTTTTCTTATTGGCAATGGTCCTAACTCCTAGTCTATTATTTGCCGATCAGACTATTCTTCTCCGCAAGGGGGGTAAAGTAATCGGTAGTGTTGTAGGTCAAAACGAGAAGACGATCACTGTTCAATCCGAATCAGGCAAACAAACCATCTACAAAAGAGATATATTAAAAATTATTTATAAAGATATCACAAAGGAAGAAGAAAATCGCATTCGTAAGGAAGAAGAGAAGAAGGTTCAGGAAAATCCTCAGATAGTGGAGGAGCCAATCCAGATCATCCAACCTCCTGTTTCTACGGAACCGAGCAGGAGCAGATGGAGCGCAGTATGGCGTTCCGCTATTTTACCTGGCTGGGGGCAATGGTACACTGACAATAAATTGGAAGCTAAGATTACCGGGGGAGCCTTTCTTGCCAGCTTAGCCTATGCAGGTTATTCCAGATCTGAAGCAGAATCCGCAAAGAGCAAATATGATGATGCGGTTTCCAAGAGTAGCAGTACGGGTACATTGATTTACGGAGGAGGAATTGCAAACTTCTACCTTCTCACCGTAGTTCCAGGTGCTAGGGCAGATTATGAGAGTTCCGTCCAGGCTTATAATACTTCCGTTTATGTGCTGGGTGGAGTGTATCTTGCTCAATTGGTCCGGACGTATTTCCTAGGAAAATCTTGGGAGCAGGGGGCTTCTACCAATCCTGTCGCTTGGACAGTTGTGCCAAGACCGGATTGGTCTGCTGGTAGAGTTGGCTTCGGCGCAGAAGCAAGTGTCACTCTCGGATTTTAA
- a CDS encoding YajQ family cyclic di-GMP-binding protein — MSDPSFDVVSEIDKPELQNAVTQAIAEIKNRFDFKGSKSEIKLEEENLILISDNEAKLESVIDVLINKMAKRGLGLKSFDFKSKLEPATGNTVRMKVKIRNGLEKEQTKEITKIVKDSKLKVIPTIMGNCVRIQGKKKDDLQEIMRLLKSADLPFDVQFQNFKG, encoded by the coding sequence ATGAGCGATCCATCATTCGATGTTGTTTCCGAAATAGATAAACCTGAATTACAAAACGCGGTTACTCAGGCAATTGCAGAGATCAAGAATAGATTCGACTTTAAAGGTTCCAAGTCGGAGATCAAACTGGAAGAGGAAAATCTGATCCTTATATCAGATAACGAAGCGAAACTAGAAAGTGTGATCGATGTACTGATCAACAAGATGGCTAAAAGAGGACTCGGTCTCAAGTCTTTCGATTTTAAATCCAAATTAGAGCCCGCAACAGGCAATACTGTTCGGATGAAAGTGAAAATTCGTAACGGTCTTGAAAAAGAACAAACTAAAGAGATCACTAAGATCGTAAAAGATTCTAAATTGAAAGTGATCCCTACCATCATGGGAAATTGTGTTAGGATCCAAGGAAAGAAGAAGGATGATCTTCAGGAGATCATGAGACTCTTAAAATCTGCGGATCTTCCGTTTGATGTTCAATTTCAAAATTTTAAGGGTTAA
- a CDS encoding MBL fold metallo-hydrolase, with the protein MDCKFEHRGYLFEGISEGGIRTSVVMPRLGLMFDIGHQNPDRINIERLLLTHAHLDHSAGIPYYISQRSLRKLGPPKIYLPKSLESPMREILSLYSKIEDFPYSYEMKGLEEGEEIDIDAYHFFKVWKTFHRVDSQGYTIYERKKKLKSEFVGLDRNELLKKKEEGIEINELHSKPVVSFSGDTKIEYVLTHKDVAESEILFLECTYIDQERNVENAREWGHIHLDEILHHISSFKNEKIVLIHFSKRYPPSYIRKVFSKRIPPSERDRIHLFLPE; encoded by the coding sequence ATGGATTGTAAATTCGAACATAGAGGATATTTATTCGAAGGAATTTCGGAAGGAGGAATTCGCACCTCCGTTGTCATGCCTCGTTTAGGTTTGATGTTCGATATAGGACACCAAAATCCGGATCGTATCAATATAGAAAGGTTACTCTTAACCCATGCACATTTGGATCATTCTGCAGGGATTCCTTATTATATTTCTCAAAGGTCCTTACGTAAATTAGGGCCTCCTAAAATATATCTTCCTAAAAGTTTAGAATCTCCCATGAGAGAAATTTTATCTCTCTATTCTAAGATAGAGGATTTTCCTTACTCTTACGAAATGAAGGGACTGGAAGAAGGGGAAGAAATAGATATAGATGCATACCATTTTTTTAAAGTATGGAAAACATTCCATAGAGTCGATTCCCAAGGTTATACGATCTACGAAAGAAAGAAAAAGTTAAAATCTGAATTTGTTGGATTAGATCGAAACGAACTTTTAAAAAAGAAAGAAGAAGGAATCGAGATCAACGAGCTTCATTCTAAACCTGTGGTTAGCTTTTCAGGAGATACTAAAATAGAATATGTCCTGACTCATAAGGATGTGGCCGAATCTGAAATTCTATTTTTAGAATGTACTTATATAGATCAGGAAAGAAATGTGGAGAATGCAAGAGAATGGGGGCATATCCATCTGGATGAAATTTTACATCATATCTCTTCTTTCAAAAACGAAAAAATAGTTCTGATCCATTTTTCAAAACGTTATCCTCCTTCTTATATTCGAAAAGTATTCTCTAAAAGAATTCCACCTTCCGAAAGAGATAGGATACATCTCTTTCTCCCCGAATAA